In Paenibacillus sp. 1781tsa1, one DNA window encodes the following:
- a CDS encoding DUF4375 domain-containing protein produces the protein MNEQDINDIWYEYAVLFVEKRNESEQGWASLNSNEQDIAALWLLEADVFNGGFIQFFCNWGEEVYRYALRALHIIGATQVVEIITSAYGCIEHLKEDERLTGLWDIPKLLTKEQEHQLDELDQQFWNNEDQIAEKAYGYYHGKLNMMII, from the coding sequence GTGAACGAGCAAGATATCAATGATATTTGGTATGAGTATGCTGTATTATTTGTCGAAAAAAGGAATGAATCTGAACAGGGATGGGCTTCGTTGAATTCGAACGAGCAGGATATTGCTGCTTTATGGCTGTTAGAGGCGGATGTCTTTAATGGCGGTTTTATACAGTTTTTCTGCAACTGGGGGGAAGAGGTATACCGTTACGCGTTGCGGGCATTACATATCATTGGTGCGACTCAAGTCGTGGAGATTATTACCTCAGCATACGGCTGCATTGAGCATTTGAAAGAGGATGAAAGGCTTACTGGATTATGGGACATTCCTAAATTACTGACAAAGGAACAAGAGCACCAATTAGATGAGCTGGATCAGCAATTTTGGAATAATGAGGATCAGATCGCGGAGAAAGCTTATGGTTATTATCACGGAAAATTGAACATGATGATTATATAA
- a CDS encoding Imm63 family immunity protein, which produces MSNMLSKEQMADILLELLERTPFRREQMQNYVNRLYETFKWDGVPYVECGKDTYIVRIYERGLVSLEKRVKQPDEVIYWLLEDIIFTATHVELLERHGVDNKQTHLNYTDEVMKELNRGVQEAFQQIGDPYLHWYQTGKRQELESSE; this is translated from the coding sequence ATGTCCAACATGTTAAGCAAAGAACAAATGGCAGACATTCTTTTAGAGCTTTTAGAGCGAACACCTTTCCGCAGGGAACAGATGCAGAACTATGTTAACCGCTTGTATGAGACCTTTAAATGGGACGGTGTGCCCTATGTAGAGTGTGGAAAAGATACGTATATTGTTCGAATATACGAACGTGGTCTCGTCTCGTTAGAGAAAAGGGTAAAACAGCCGGATGAAGTCATCTATTGGCTGCTGGAGGATATTATTTTCACCGCGACGCATGTAGAGTTGTTGGAAAGACATGGTGTAGATAATAAACAGACGCATTTGAACTATACGGATGAAGTCATGAAGGAACTGAACAGGGGTGTTCAGGAAGCTTTCCAGCAGATCGGTGATCCATATTTACATTGGTATCAGACGGGGAAACGTCAGGAGTTAGAGAGCTCGGAATAA
- a CDS encoding YdiU family protein, with protein sequence MQQETLNKGWNLDNSYAQLPQPFFTRQGAVPVESPKLIIFNRLLASSLGLDVESLDSDEGAEIFAGNLVPEGAEPLAQAYAGHQFGNFNMLGDGRALLLGEQITPQGERVDIQLKGSGRTPYSRGGDGRAAVGPMLREYIISEAMNALGIPTTRSLAVVATGENIIRETERPGAILTRVASSHIRVATFQYAARWGSVEDLRALADYTLHRHFPEVAQAENRYLLLLQEVIKRQAALIAQWQRVGFIHGVMNTDNMAISGETIDYGPCAFMDAYNPSTVFSSIDRQGRYAYGNQPYIAGWNLARFAETLLPLLHEDEEQAVQLAQDAIAQFSELYHHHWLKGMRSKLGLLDEEAEDEALVKDLLELMEKHSADYTNTFLALTFDTLEGTAWFGTSEFAEWHERWQARLDRQQGEKEVSKQLMRTSNPAVIPRNHRVEEALERAENHGDLSVMEKLLAVLSDPFAHSPEQAEYAELPAQCNTSYQTFCGT encoded by the coding sequence ATGCAACAAGAAACGTTGAACAAAGGATGGAATTTGGACAATAGTTATGCGCAATTACCGCAACCCTTTTTTACACGTCAGGGCGCAGTGCCTGTTGAATCACCAAAGCTAATCATTTTTAATAGACTGCTTGCCTCCAGCTTGGGACTGGATGTGGAGTCTCTTGACAGTGATGAAGGAGCGGAAATTTTTGCAGGTAACCTGGTTCCGGAAGGAGCCGAGCCTTTAGCTCAGGCCTACGCAGGACATCAATTTGGCAATTTTAACATGCTTGGTGATGGAAGGGCTTTGCTGCTGGGAGAACAGATTACGCCACAGGGCGAGCGAGTGGATATCCAGCTGAAAGGTTCAGGAAGAACACCCTACTCCCGTGGAGGGGATGGACGAGCTGCTGTTGGACCCATGTTGCGTGAGTATATCATTAGTGAAGCGATGAATGCACTAGGTATTCCAACGACTCGCAGTCTGGCGGTGGTGGCTACAGGAGAAAATATTATTCGCGAAACAGAGCGACCTGGGGCTATCTTGACTCGTGTGGCATCCAGTCACATCCGAGTAGCAACCTTCCAGTACGCAGCCAGATGGGGGTCTGTTGAAGATCTTCGGGCGTTGGCTGATTACACGTTGCATCGACATTTTCCTGAGGTTGCTCAAGCTGAAAATCGTTATCTTCTGCTCCTTCAGGAAGTGATTAAGCGGCAGGCGGCTCTCATTGCCCAGTGGCAGCGAGTTGGTTTCATTCATGGCGTGATGAACACGGATAACATGGCTATTAGTGGTGAGACCATTGATTATGGCCCATGCGCCTTTATGGATGCTTACAATCCTTCGACCGTATTTAGCTCCATTGACAGACAAGGTCGCTATGCTTATGGCAATCAACCGTATATTGCCGGTTGGAATTTGGCTCGATTTGCCGAGACGCTTCTGCCGCTGTTGCACGAAGATGAAGAGCAGGCGGTGCAACTCGCGCAAGATGCCATCGCACAATTTTCAGAATTGTACCATCATCATTGGCTCAAGGGGATGCGTTCCAAACTGGGCTTGTTAGATGAAGAGGCCGAAGATGAAGCCTTGGTCAAGGATCTTCTTGAACTCATGGAGAAGCATAGTGCAGATTACACCAATACGTTCCTGGCTTTGACCTTTGATACATTGGAAGGAACAGCTTGGTTTGGCACGTCAGAATTTGCTGAATGGCATGAGCGCTGGCAAGCAAGATTAGACAGACAGCAAGGTGAGAAGGAAGTCTCTAAGCAGTTGATGAGAACGAGCAATCCAGCGGTCATTCCCCGTAATCATCGGGTCGAGGAAGCCCTTGAGCGAGCAGAGAATCATGGGGATCTTAGCGTAATGGAGAAGCTTTTGGCTGTACTTTCAGATCCGTTCGCACATTCACCTGAACAGGCTGAATATGCAGAACTGCCTGCACAATGCAATACTTCGTATCAGACTTTTTGTGGGACCTGA
- a CDS encoding nucleobase:cation symporter-2 family protein codes for MKETKKMRVFSLGIQHVLAMYAGAILVPLLVGRALNLTAEQLAYLVSIDLLTCGIATWLQARKGKYLGIGLPAVLGSSFVAVTPMIAIGSQYGIPAIYGSIIAAGLFIVIFAVFFSKIVKLFPPVVIGTVVTIIGLALIPTGIKNMAGGANSENFGSLDNLALSFGVLLFILILNRYARGFVKSLAVLLGIIVGTLIAAFMGKVNFTAVQEASWFHLPQPFYFGWPTFEIGPIITMIIVGTVVIIESTGVFMALSKICDQPINEKDLARGYRAEGLAFVLGGIFNAFPYNTFAQNVGLVQLSKVKTTNVVVAAGGILVFLGLIPKVAAFATIIPSAVLGGATVVLFGMVVSSGIKMLQNVDFGKQSNLLIVACSVSLGLGVTAVPDLFAQLPQSIRIIVSDGIITGSLSAILLNVFFNLGFKKESLPVQPVQVQEAHT; via the coding sequence ATGAAAGAAACCAAAAAGATGAGAGTTTTTTCACTCGGGATTCAGCACGTATTAGCGATGTATGCGGGAGCAATACTGGTACCTTTGCTTGTGGGCAGAGCACTAAATCTGACTGCAGAGCAGTTGGCGTATCTGGTTTCCATTGACCTGTTAACGTGTGGGATTGCAACATGGCTTCAGGCTCGGAAAGGCAAGTACTTGGGGATTGGTCTGCCCGCGGTGCTGGGAAGTTCTTTTGTAGCGGTGACACCCATGATAGCGATTGGATCGCAATACGGTATTCCTGCCATATATGGGTCGATCATTGCAGCGGGTTTATTTATCGTCATCTTCGCCGTGTTTTTCAGTAAAATTGTCAAATTGTTTCCACCAGTTGTGATCGGTACAGTGGTAACCATCATCGGTCTTGCGTTAATCCCAACCGGTATTAAAAACATGGCGGGTGGAGCAAACAGCGAGAATTTTGGAAGTTTGGACAATTTGGCCCTTTCATTTGGTGTTTTACTTTTCATTCTGATTCTGAATCGATATGCTCGTGGCTTTGTTAAATCCCTGGCTGTTCTCCTTGGTATTATCGTGGGGACCCTCATCGCAGCCTTCATGGGAAAAGTGAATTTTACTGCTGTACAGGAAGCCTCCTGGTTCCATTTACCCCAACCCTTTTACTTCGGATGGCCTACCTTCGAAATCGGTCCCATTATTACAATGATCATAGTAGGGACGGTTGTCATCATTGAATCAACAGGTGTTTTTATGGCTTTGAGCAAAATCTGTGATCAACCTATTAACGAGAAAGATCTGGCACGGGGATATCGCGCAGAAGGTCTCGCGTTTGTCCTGGGCGGCATATTTAATGCTTTTCCATACAATACCTTTGCACAGAATGTTGGTTTGGTTCAGCTCTCCAAAGTAAAAACGACCAATGTCGTTGTTGCAGCCGGAGGCATTCTGGTCTTTCTGGGACTCATTCCAAAGGTAGCTGCTTTTGCAACCATTATTCCAAGTGCTGTCCTCGGAGGAGCGACGGTTGTCCTGTTTGGAATGGTCGTCTCATCCGGGATCAAAATGCTGCAAAACGTCGACTTTGGCAAACAATCCAATCTGTTAATCGTGGCTTGCTCCGTTTCTCTTGGACTTGGCGTTACCGCTGTACCCGATCTATTTGCCCAGCTTCCTCAAAGTATTCGGATTATTGTTAGCGATGGTATTATCACAGGAAGCCTGTCAGCGATCCTGCTCAATGTCTTCTTTAACCTCGGTTTCAAAAAAGAAAGTTTGCCTGTACAACCCGTACAGGTTCAGGAAGCACATACGTAA
- a CDS encoding NRDE family protein, translating to MCLILFAYHMHPKYPLILGSNRDEFYHRPTAQVHYWKDHPHILAGRDLSKMGTWMGVTTGGRLAAVTNYRDPNEEAHAKGSRGDLVADFLKGTSTPEQYIQQAEQSRNDYPGYNLLVGDRDDLYYYSNVGNVVMKLKPGIYGISNHLINTEWPKVKRGKEGLERIIQGENVDEDTLTEQILSLLQIADPSVDELLPHTGVPLEWERLLSPIFVRSEKFDYGTRASSVVLMNREEVFFTEMVHQNGEVMEQRFNIKLLN from the coding sequence ATGTGTTTAATTTTATTTGCTTACCATATGCATCCAAAGTATCCACTTATATTGGGATCAAATAGGGATGAATTCTATCACAGACCTACTGCTCAGGTACATTATTGGAAAGACCATCCTCATATATTGGCTGGCCGGGATTTGTCCAAAATGGGAACCTGGATGGGCGTAACAACTGGTGGACGTCTGGCTGCTGTTACGAATTATCGTGATCCGAATGAAGAGGCACATGCCAAGGGCTCAAGAGGAGATCTGGTTGCTGACTTTTTAAAGGGAACATCCACACCTGAGCAATATATACAACAAGCAGAGCAAAGTCGCAATGATTATCCTGGCTACAACTTATTAGTGGGGGATCGCGACGACCTCTATTATTATTCGAATGTGGGTAATGTCGTGATGAAGTTGAAACCGGGGATATACGGGATTAGTAACCACTTGATCAATACAGAATGGCCCAAGGTGAAACGTGGGAAAGAAGGGCTGGAGAGAATCATTCAAGGGGAGAACGTGGACGAGGATACTCTCACTGAACAAATATTAAGTTTGTTGCAAATTGCAGATCCTTCAGTGGATGAACTTCTTCCTCATACCGGTGTTCCATTGGAGTGGGAACGTTTGCTTTCTCCCATCTTCGTCAGAAGTGAGAAATTCGATTATGGGACCAGAGCTTCATCGGTTGTTCTGATGAACAGAGAAGAAGTGTTTTTCACGGAAATGGTTCACCAGAACGGAGAGGTAATGGAGCAACGTTTTAACATCAAGCTACTCAACTGA
- a CDS encoding Dabb family protein yields the protein MIEHLVVFKFNDKTTLAKQQELVAQLLALQEQIPGIAALTAGINATEETDRIQGYTIGLRVTFEDQDALRAYGPHPAHQAFVASLDGWVEDVIVVDYAI from the coding sequence ATGATTGAACATTTGGTTGTTTTTAAATTTAACGATAAAACCACGCTAGCCAAACAGCAGGAATTGGTGGCTCAATTGCTCGCGTTACAGGAACAAATCCCGGGAATTGCCGCGCTGACCGCAGGAATTAATGCAACGGAAGAAACGGACCGTATTCAAGGTTATACGATTGGGTTAAGAGTGACGTTTGAAGATCAGGACGCACTGCGTGCTTATGGTCCACATCCTGCTCATCAGGCATTTGTAGCTTCCCTCGATGGTTGGGTGGAAGATGTCATTGTAGTTGATTATGCGATATAA
- a CDS encoding TetR/AcrR family transcriptional regulator, whose amino-acid sequence MSGILTSNSNDPRVIRTRQLILDAFLAQLNLKNFNSITIQNITEEATINRATFYAHFQDKYALLEALLSDAFMEYVTKRVNPDARLSAETMQQLIFSLCDYHVSSNGCIKKYETVAPIIEENIKTQLEQFLLELMSKVAKDADPKTLKITATMLSWSIYGMTYRWNMDGRQESPADLAQRVVPYMMGGLELLN is encoded by the coding sequence ATGTCAGGAATATTAACTTCAAATTCTAACGATCCGCGTGTGATTCGCACTCGGCAATTAATCCTTGATGCGTTTTTAGCTCAGCTGAACCTTAAAAATTTCAACAGTATTACGATTCAAAACATTACGGAAGAGGCCACCATTAACAGAGCCACATTTTACGCCCATTTTCAGGATAAATATGCACTCCTCGAAGCCTTGTTATCGGATGCTTTTATGGAATATGTAACGAAAAGGGTGAATCCGGATGCGCGGTTATCAGCGGAAACCATGCAGCAGCTTATATTTTCATTATGTGATTACCACGTCTCTAGCAATGGGTGCATCAAAAAATATGAGACGGTTGCACCAATTATTGAAGAGAACATCAAGACTCAACTGGAGCAATTCCTTCTTGAATTAATGAGCAAAGTGGCGAAGGATGCAGATCCCAAAACACTAAAAATTACTGCAACCATGCTAAGCTGGTCGATCTATGGAATGACGTATCGATGGAATATGGATGGAAGACAGGAATCGCCAGCTGACTTGGCCCAGCGAGTTGTCCCCTATATGATGGGCGGATTGGAATTGTTGAATTAA
- a CDS encoding NADH:flavin oxidoreductase, producing the protein MLSNPQYNIISTERLFQPYTVSKLTLSSRIVMSPMARAFSPNGVPGSDVAAYYRRRAEQGVGLIITEGATIEHPSASSESRIPHMYGEEALQGWAEVVKQVHEAGGKIFPQILHMGIVRPSGSDPHPEAASLSPSGVDMEGTQVGAPMTEAEIATVIQAYADAAVNAQRIGFDGIELHGAHGFLIDQFFWKTTNRRTDHYGGDLQKRTQFAVELVMAVRAAVGPDFPIAMRISQWKMNDYQARLFDTPKQLEHFLRLLVDAGVDIFHCSTRRFWEPEFEGSDLGFAGWVRKLSGQTTITVGSVGMPDESDTGGTKVEHPGMGELMKRFDQQEFDLVAVGRALLGDPAWAAKVREGRLSEIQGFTPEVLATLQ; encoded by the coding sequence ATGTTGAGTAATCCACAATATAACATCATTTCTACGGAGCGTTTGTTTCAGCCATACACCGTTTCAAAGCTAACCCTGTCCTCACGCATCGTCATGTCCCCCATGGCTCGTGCTTTCTCCCCGAACGGTGTCCCGGGCTCTGACGTAGCCGCATATTATCGCCGGCGTGCCGAGCAGGGTGTTGGACTCATTATTACAGAAGGTGCGACCATTGAACATCCGTCTGCATCAAGTGAGTCTAGAATCCCTCATATGTATGGAGAAGAAGCTCTGCAGGGCTGGGCTGAAGTGGTCAAACAAGTTCATGAAGCTGGCGGCAAAATCTTCCCTCAGATTTTACACATGGGAATCGTTCGTCCTTCAGGATCTGACCCACACCCGGAAGCGGCATCACTGAGTCCATCGGGAGTTGATATGGAAGGTACGCAAGTAGGTGCGCCCATGACGGAGGCAGAGATCGCAACTGTGATTCAAGCTTATGCTGATGCAGCAGTTAATGCTCAACGCATCGGTTTTGACGGCATTGAACTTCACGGTGCACACGGTTTTCTGATCGATCAGTTTTTCTGGAAAACGACGAATAGGAGAACAGACCACTATGGTGGTGACCTTCAGAAACGAACCCAATTCGCGGTTGAACTTGTAATGGCAGTTCGTGCTGCGGTAGGTCCTGATTTTCCTATTGCAATGCGGATTTCCCAATGGAAAATGAATGATTATCAAGCCAGACTGTTCGACACACCGAAACAACTGGAACACTTCCTTCGTTTGCTGGTTGATGCAGGTGTAGATATCTTCCACTGCTCGACACGACGCTTCTGGGAGCCTGAGTTTGAAGGATCTGATCTTGGATTTGCAGGTTGGGTGCGGAAGCTGAGTGGTCAAACCACGATTACAGTCGGTTCTGTAGGGATGCCGGATGAGTCTGACACAGGAGGTACTAAAGTTGAGCATCCAGGTATGGGCGAACTTATGAAGCGATTCGATCAACAAGAATTTGATCTGGTGGCTGTTGGACGTGCGTTGCTCGGTGACCCAGCATGGGCCGCCAAAGTACGCGAAGGCCGCCTATCAGAGATTCAGGGTTTTACACCTGAAGTGCTGGCGACTTTACAGTAA
- a CDS encoding AraC family transcriptional regulator, translating to MTREVRTVVFDTDLQLEAYQFEGIMQKFPNHFHDYYVIGFIEQGKRHLVCNNEEYILNSGDMIVFNPHDPHACEQVDGRTLDYRCINVQPEVMLEYAREITGQAYLPRFTSPVLYQSELVGSLHELHQMILEEQSDFCKEELLLFLLDQLMRDYSDAEPPVSTQDVTTEIRHICDYIEAHYMESISLNELAVLTEMSKYHLLRLFTRQKGISPYRYLETIRINQAKRLLEQGLLPIEVAAQTGFSDQSHFTNFFKKLIGLTPKQYRRIFNHDAELKRTIDNLV from the coding sequence ATGACTCGGGAAGTCCGAACTGTGGTATTTGATACCGATCTACAGCTAGAAGCTTATCAATTTGAAGGCATTATGCAGAAGTTTCCGAATCATTTTCATGACTATTACGTCATTGGATTTATTGAGCAAGGCAAGCGTCACCTCGTCTGCAACAACGAAGAATACATTCTGAATAGTGGCGACATGATTGTCTTTAACCCACATGATCCTCATGCCTGCGAACAGGTCGATGGCAGAACTCTCGATTATCGCTGTATCAATGTCCAGCCTGAGGTTATGTTAGAGTATGCGAGAGAGATTACTGGACAAGCTTACTTGCCGCGGTTTACATCCCCCGTTCTCTACCAAAGTGAACTTGTGGGTTCCCTGCATGAGCTTCATCAGATGATTCTGGAGGAGCAATCGGATTTCTGCAAAGAAGAATTGTTACTCTTTCTGCTGGATCAATTAATGCGAGACTATTCGGATGCTGAACCACCTGTATCCACGCAGGATGTCACCACAGAGATCAGGCACATATGTGATTACATAGAAGCGCATTACATGGAGAGCATTTCGCTGAACGAGTTAGCCGTTTTGACGGAGATGAGTAAGTATCACCTGCTGCGTTTATTCACTCGCCAGAAAGGGATATCCCCTTACCGCTACCTGGAAACCATTCGCATTAATCAAGCCAAACGTCTGCTGGAACAAGGCCTGCTTCCGATTGAAGTAGCCGCACAGACAGGATTCAGTGACCAGAGCCATTTCACGAATTTTTTCAAAAAACTGATCGGCCTGACGCCGAAGCAATATAGACGTATCTTCAACCATGATGCGGAATTGAAACGAACTATCGATAACCTCGTATGA
- a CDS encoding DMT family transporter gives MTSHHNTNAATGHLLALFTILIWGTTFVSTKVLLNDFTPVEILFFRFLIGYLVLVLIYPRSLRTASFREEWLFIGAGICGVTLYFLIENIALVYTTASNVGVIVSIAPFFTAVLANYFLEGEKLTRRFIIGFGIALSGILLIALNGSLVLQLNPVGDLLAFIAPAVWAIYSVLMRKIGQLRYHTIGATRKVFLYGLIFMLPALFLFEFHLELGRFTSMTNLSNFLYLGLGASALCFVTWNQAVNLLGAIKTSVYIYLVPVITVVSSALILQEQITWVIVLGAFLTLFGSYISERKGHKLNNKNTNARSG, from the coding sequence ATGACGAGTCATCATAACACCAATGCCGCTACCGGACATTTGCTTGCCTTATTTACCATATTGATCTGGGGAACTACCTTTGTCTCGACAAAGGTCCTGTTGAATGATTTTACTCCTGTAGAAATTTTATTTTTTCGCTTTCTGATCGGTTATTTGGTACTCGTATTAATCTATCCGCGTTCACTGCGGACCGCCTCATTTAGAGAAGAATGGTTATTTATCGGAGCAGGAATATGTGGAGTAACGCTATATTTTCTCATTGAAAATATTGCACTGGTGTATACAACTGCTTCCAACGTGGGTGTCATTGTCTCCATTGCCCCGTTCTTCACTGCTGTGCTCGCCAATTACTTCCTGGAGGGTGAGAAGTTAACTCGCCGCTTTATAATCGGATTTGGGATTGCCTTGAGCGGTATCCTACTCATTGCACTGAACGGCAGTTTGGTTCTGCAACTGAATCCGGTAGGTGATCTGCTTGCTTTCATAGCACCTGCGGTATGGGCCATTTATTCTGTATTAATGCGTAAAATTGGCCAGCTTCGCTATCACACCATTGGTGCGACCCGCAAAGTGTTCTTATATGGCCTGATCTTCATGCTGCCAGCTCTTTTCCTGTTTGAATTCCATCTGGAACTCGGGCGCTTCACGAGTATGACCAATCTTTCTAATTTTCTCTACCTCGGTCTGGGTGCCTCCGCGCTGTGTTTCGTGACCTGGAACCAGGCTGTGAATCTTCTCGGAGCTATCAAAACGAGTGTATATATCTATCTGGTGCCTGTCATTACTGTCGTGTCATCTGCACTAATTCTTCAAGAACAGATAACCTGGGTGATTGTGCTTGGTGCGTTCTTAACCCTATTCGGCTCTTACATTTCAGAGCGCAAAGGACACAAGCTTAACAACAAAAACACTAATGCGCGTAGCGGTTAG
- a CDS encoding pseudouridine synthase: MLINKYISETGFCSRRETNRLIQAGRITINGRVCEKGANVEPDDVVLIDGKEIPRNDSEPVYIALNKPIGIVCTAAAHVEGNIIQYMNYPSRIFAIGRLDKASEGLILLTNDGGIVNKMMRSEHNHDKEYVVTVDKPVTDEFVKSMSKGVEILDVVTKPCEVYRQSDNVFRIILTQGLNLQIRRMCKALGYRVLKLERIRIMNITLDQLERGQWRHLEQEELEILLSQLNEIK; the protein is encoded by the coding sequence ATGTTAATTAACAAATACATAAGTGAAACGGGATTCTGCTCCCGCAGGGAAACGAACCGATTAATTCAAGCAGGACGTATAACGATCAATGGCAGGGTATGTGAAAAAGGGGCGAATGTTGAACCTGACGATGTGGTACTCATTGATGGCAAGGAGATTCCTCGTAATGACAGCGAACCTGTCTACATTGCTCTGAACAAACCCATCGGTATTGTCTGCACAGCAGCAGCACATGTGGAAGGGAATATCATTCAATATATGAATTATCCTTCTCGCATATTTGCAATAGGCAGGCTGGATAAGGCATCTGAGGGGTTGATTTTGCTTACGAATGATGGAGGCATTGTGAACAAGATGATGCGTTCGGAGCATAATCATGATAAAGAATATGTAGTGACTGTAGACAAACCTGTAACCGACGAATTTGTAAAGTCCATGTCTAAAGGCGTTGAAATTCTGGACGTAGTAACTAAGCCCTGCGAAGTGTATAGGCAAAGTGACAATGTATTTCGTATTATTCTGACACAGGGTCTCAACCTGCAGATCCGCAGAATGTGCAAAGCCTTGGGATACCGAGTCCTGAAACTGGAGCGCATCCGAATTATGAATATTACGCTGGATCAACTGGAGCGGGGTCAATGGCGTCATCTGGAGCAAGAGGAACTGGAGATTCTGCTGTCTCAATTGAATGAGATCAAATGA
- a CDS encoding DUF1963 domain-containing protein, with protein sequence MDKVTRFTIDPADPNLDSGIWIGGEIAYVADWPLNPEGQPLMHLFSIHCNTLSQQVHIPSLPQDKYISVFSTYSASEYFLDQVTYAGDELEWNENILAGYTYVSVSTHPLTSVCPVSPIPLSGVRLIEMELDDQEFPAFSFFSPTLPNGIKGIEHLVEEYQLVCQVYSGDFPDPYRDILGLSDANGYLFLRKGLASAHAPFDGIFFVQTA encoded by the coding sequence ATGGACAAAGTTACTCGATTTACAATTGATCCCGCTGATCCAAACTTAGACTCTGGCATATGGATTGGTGGAGAAATCGCATACGTTGCAGACTGGCCGCTCAACCCTGAGGGGCAGCCTTTAATGCATCTGTTCTCCATCCATTGCAACACACTTTCACAGCAGGTCCATATCCCTTCTTTACCACAAGATAAATATATCTCGGTCTTCTCCACCTACTCCGCCTCCGAATACTTTCTGGACCAGGTAACCTATGCGGGAGATGAGCTGGAATGGAACGAAAATATTCTCGCAGGATACACTTATGTCTCGGTATCTACGCATCCGCTAACTTCCGTATGTCCCGTTTCACCCATTCCGTTAAGCGGTGTACGTTTGATTGAAATGGAGTTGGACGATCAGGAGTTCCCTGCATTTTCGTTTTTCTCTCCGACTTTACCAAACGGAATAAAAGGAATTGAGCATCTGGTAGAGGAGTATCAACTGGTGTGTCAAGTATATTCCGGAGATTTTCCTGATCCTTATCGAGATATATTGGGTCTTTCTGATGCAAACGGTTATTTATTTTTGCGAAAGGGTCTCGCGTCTGCTCACGCACCATTCGATGGAATTTTCTTTGTACAGACTGCTTAA